The following are from one region of the Longimicrobiaceae bacterium genome:
- a CDS encoding multicopper oxidase domain-containing protein, translating into MNVNEKTSAPEKIPELRASRRDFLRASALGLAVPVAGGVLAACSTGEAGTGAETASAVSGAHTGAAHAAAPAAPAKTPESIRARADEMDAMHEKGIKSFPAPTEGKGNQILEPRLENGVKVFDLETSIVQWEVEPGRRVEAWAYNGQVPGPQIRVREGDRVRINLKNGLEESTAIHFHGLEIPNDQDGVPFITQPPVKPGESYTYEFVVPNAGSHMYHSHHNSAKQVGMGLLGAFVVEPKNPRPIERADVDYVMILNDGFHGYTLNGKGFPATEPIKAKLGQRVRLRFMNEGMMVHPMHLHGKHMTVIDRDGWPLPQPWKCDTLNIAPGERWDAIVEATNPGTWAFHCHILSHAESEHGMFGMVTVLIVE; encoded by the coding sequence ATGAACGTGAACGAGAAGACCTCGGCACCTGAAAAGATTCCTGAACTGAGAGCGTCGCGGCGCGACTTCCTGCGGGCCTCCGCCCTCGGCCTCGCGGTCCCCGTCGCCGGCGGGGTGCTCGCGGCCTGCTCGACCGGAGAAGCCGGAACGGGGGCGGAGACGGCGTCGGCAGTCAGCGGAGCGCATACCGGCGCAGCGCATGCCGCGGCTCCGGCGGCCCCGGCCAAGACGCCCGAATCGATTCGTGCGCGCGCCGACGAGATGGACGCCATGCACGAGAAGGGGATCAAGTCGTTCCCGGCGCCCACCGAGGGCAAGGGAAACCAGATCCTGGAGCCCCGCCTCGAGAACGGCGTGAAGGTGTTCGACCTGGAGACCTCGATCGTGCAGTGGGAGGTGGAGCCGGGGCGTCGCGTGGAAGCGTGGGCGTACAATGGCCAGGTCCCCGGCCCGCAGATCCGCGTCCGTGAGGGGGACCGGGTGCGCATCAACCTGAAGAACGGCCTCGAGGAGTCCACGGCGATTCATTTCCACGGCCTGGAGATCCCCAATGACCAGGACGGCGTGCCGTTCATCACCCAGCCGCCGGTGAAGCCAGGTGAGTCGTACACCTACGAGTTCGTGGTGCCCAATGCAGGCTCACACATGTACCACTCGCACCACAACTCGGCGAAGCAGGTGGGAATGGGGCTGCTCGGTGCGTTTGTCGTGGAGCCGAAGAACCCGCGGCCGATCGAGAGGGCCGACGTCGACTACGTCATGATCCTCAACGACGGCTTCCACGGCTACACCCTGAACGGAAAGGGCTTCCCGGCCACCGAGCCCATCAAGGCGAAGCTGGGTCAGCGGGTCCGGCTGCGCTTCATGAACGAGGGGATGATGGTGCACCCGATGCACCTGCACGGCAAACACATGACCGTCATCGACCGGGACGGCTGGCCGCTGCCGCAGCCGTGGAAGTGCGATACCCTCAACATCGCGCCTGGCGAGCGCTGGGACGCGATCGTGGAGGCGACCAACCCGGGCACCTGGGCCTTCCACTGCCACATCCTCTCCCACGCCGAGAGCGAGCACGGCATGTTCGGGATGGTGACTGTTTTGATTGTGGAGTGA
- a CDS encoding FAD-binding oxidoreductase — translation MQSSIQTPPAQIRHLRGLVSGEVIVSGDPGYDEARSVYYSGLVTQPAAIVRPRDARDVSRVVSYARESGAPLAVRSGGHSPAGHSGVDDGIVLDLSSLNSIEVSVKDRTAWADAGMTAGALTRATGAHGLVVGFGDTASVGIGGITLGGGIGFLHRKLGLTIDSVLGAEIVTADGKVRRIDAESEPDLFWAIRGGGGNFGVVTRIHYRLHEVGEAVAGMIALPANPRAIVDALEALQAASEDLSGFLNVMLAPPMPFLPAEVHGKPIISALLVNVGDADAGARALAPLRAIATPVLDQFRSIPYSQVYEGGPEPPSPAARVASTCFFTDEVDLAAAEAILEALPRSRAPMRVAHFRVMGGAVARVPADATAFAHRNRAIMVLTGAMYGDPAEEGEHQQWTKELADHLRKGERGAYIGFMGSEGEARVRDAYPDGTWERLRAIKARFDPTNLFRRNQNVPPA, via the coding sequence GTGCAGTCATCCATACAGACTCCTCCAGCTCAGATCCGGCATCTTCGCGGCCTCGTGAGCGGCGAGGTGATCGTCTCTGGAGACCCTGGCTATGACGAGGCGCGCTCCGTCTACTACAGCGGATTGGTGACGCAGCCGGCCGCGATCGTGCGTCCGCGGGACGCGCGCGATGTCTCCCGGGTCGTATCCTACGCTCGCGAGAGCGGCGCGCCGCTCGCCGTACGGAGTGGGGGGCATAGCCCGGCGGGTCACAGCGGCGTGGACGACGGCATCGTGCTCGACCTCTCGTCGCTGAACTCGATCGAGGTGAGCGTGAAGGACCGCACCGCCTGGGCGGACGCCGGGATGACCGCCGGCGCGCTCACCCGGGCCACCGGCGCGCATGGCCTCGTCGTCGGTTTTGGTGACACGGCCTCGGTGGGAATCGGCGGCATCACCCTGGGCGGCGGCATCGGGTTCCTCCATCGCAAGCTGGGGCTCACCATCGATAGCGTGCTGGGGGCGGAGATCGTGACCGCCGACGGTAAGGTGAGACGGATCGATGCCGAATCCGAGCCGGATCTCTTCTGGGCGATTCGCGGGGGTGGAGGGAATTTCGGTGTGGTCACCCGAATTCACTACCGCCTGCACGAAGTTGGCGAGGCCGTGGCGGGGATGATCGCGCTCCCCGCCAACCCCCGTGCCATCGTTGACGCCCTCGAGGCGCTGCAAGCAGCTTCGGAGGACCTCTCAGGCTTCCTCAACGTCATGCTGGCGCCGCCCATGCCCTTCCTACCCGCGGAGGTGCACGGGAAGCCGATCATTTCCGCCCTCCTCGTGAATGTGGGCGACGCGGATGCCGGGGCACGCGCGCTGGCGCCGTTGCGGGCGATTGCTACGCCAGTCCTCGATCAGTTCCGCTCGATCCCCTACTCCCAGGTGTACGAGGGCGGGCCGGAGCCGCCAAGCCCGGCGGCACGCGTCGCCTCCACCTGCTTCTTCACCGACGAAGTCGATCTAGCAGCGGCAGAGGCGATTCTCGAGGCGCTGCCGCGCTCGCGTGCCCCCATGCGGGTGGCGCATTTCCGGGTCATGGGGGGAGCCGTCGCCCGCGTGCCCGCGGACGCGACCGCGTTCGCTCACCGTAACCGGGCGATCATGGTGCTCACCGGCGCCATGTATGGTGATCCGGCAGAGGAGGGGGAGCACCAACAGTGGACGAAGGAGCTCGCCGATCACCTCCGGAAGGGGGAGCGCGGTGCCTACATCGGTTTCATGGGATCCGAGGGAGAGGCGCGGGTGCGCGATGCCTATCCGGATGGCACCTGGGAGCGGCTACGCGCGATCAAGGCGCGGTTCGACCCGACCAACCTCTTCCGACGGAACCAGAACGTGCCCCCAGCATGA
- the nth gene encoding endonuclease III: protein MPRESKRARRERTAEILYRLAQAYPDSRCSLDHEGPFQLLVATILSAQCTDALVNRVTPGLFALYPTAETMAEAPLEDLERAIGKLNYYRSKARALKGMSTALVERHGGEVPPSLDELVQLPGVGRKTANVVLGVGFGIADGIVVDTHVKRVANRLGLTTSDDPLQIEQDLLPLVPEEERVVFTHRFIDHGRAVCVARRPKCEECVLTDLCPSAFTAGERAGGGAVRKKRKVG, encoded by the coding sequence TTGCCCAGAGAAAGCAAGCGGGCTCGGCGCGAGCGAACCGCTGAGATCCTGTATCGCCTGGCGCAGGCGTACCCCGACAGTCGCTGCTCCCTCGATCACGAAGGACCGTTTCAGCTCCTCGTCGCGACGATCCTGTCGGCGCAGTGCACCGACGCGCTCGTCAACCGGGTGACGCCGGGGCTGTTCGCGCTCTACCCTACCGCCGAAACGATGGCGGAGGCCCCCCTGGAGGACCTCGAACGCGCGATCGGAAAGCTCAACTACTACCGCAGCAAAGCGCGCGCGCTGAAGGGAATGTCGACGGCGTTGGTCGAGCGCCATGGAGGCGAGGTGCCTCCCTCGCTGGACGAGCTGGTGCAGCTCCCGGGCGTCGGCCGCAAGACCGCCAACGTCGTGCTGGGGGTCGGCTTCGGCATCGCCGACGGCATCGTCGTCGACACCCACGTGAAGCGCGTCGCCAATCGCCTGGGCCTCACCACCTCCGACGACCCTCTGCAGATCGAGCAGGACCTGCTGCCACTGGTCCCCGAGGAGGAGCGGGTGGTCTTCACTCACCGCTTCATCGACCATGGTCGCGCCGTGTGCGTCGCCCGCCGCCCGAAGTGCGAGGAGTGTGTGCTCACGGATCTGTGTCCGTCGGCGTTTACGGCGGGGGAGCGGGCCGGGGGTGGTGCGGTGCGCAAGAAGAGGAAAGTGGGGTGA
- a CDS encoding PilZ domain-containing protein, producing the protein MAPEDIRDHERPDGRREFIRHTVNVPLEVETVSASEARREQSLNVSRGGLAFVSTTCPQVGDLLRLRIPTVRPVFEAAARVAWCRPEEGRYLVGVQFMDQAAAFRSRMVEQVCAIENYRREVREKEGRVLSAQEAAAEWIERYAGQFPRGDIPPDEDGA; encoded by the coding sequence ATGGCACCAGAGGACATTCGCGACCACGAACGTCCGGATGGACGCCGTGAGTTCATCCGGCACACGGTCAACGTGCCGCTGGAGGTCGAGACCGTCTCCGCGTCTGAAGCCCGCCGTGAGCAGAGCCTCAATGTGAGCCGCGGCGGTCTCGCTTTCGTCTCCACGACCTGCCCGCAAGTCGGTGATCTCTTGCGTCTGCGCATCCCCACGGTCCGCCCCGTCTTCGAGGCGGCGGCCCGCGTGGCCTGGTGCCGGCCGGAGGAAGGTCGGTACCTCGTGGGCGTCCAGTTCATGGACCAGGCCGCCGCGTTCCGCTCGCGCATGGTGGAGCAGGTCTGTGCCATAGAGAACTACCGCAGGGAGGTGCGCGAGAAGGAGGGGCGGGTGCTCAGCGCGCAGGAGGCGGCTGCGGAGTGGATCGAGCGGTATGCAGGACAGTTTCCGCGCGGAGATATCCCACCCGACGAGGACGGCGCATAG
- a CDS encoding TIGR02588 family protein gives MSEHPIGGATGRSTRKSSKRDAGQRQEAHGSGAAPAERVVAALSALLVAAIIGYTLREGLSEEPGAPILSVHADSVVPTPTGHLLMFTVRNEGTETAAAVQVQGELLSEGKPVEESHATLDYVPEAATRRGALQFRRDPAEHRLDVRVVGFEFP, from the coding sequence ATGAGCGAGCACCCAATCGGTGGCGCGACGGGGCGTTCCACCCGGAAATCGTCGAAGCGCGACGCTGGGCAGCGGCAAGAGGCACATGGAAGCGGCGCGGCCCCCGCCGAGCGGGTGGTGGCCGCGTTGAGCGCACTCCTGGTCGCCGCCATCATCGGCTACACCCTGCGCGAGGGACTGAGCGAAGAGCCGGGCGCCCCGATCCTCTCCGTGCACGCCGACTCGGTCGTGCCGACCCCCACCGGGCACCTGCTCATGTTCACCGTGCGCAACGAAGGCACCGAGACCGCCGCCGCAGTACAGGTCCAGGGAGAACTGCTGAGCGAGGGCAAGCCGGTCGAGGAAAGCCACGCCACCCTCGACTACGTCCCCGAAGCCGCCACGCGGCGCGGAGCGCTGCAATTCCGACGCGACCCAGCCGAGCACCGTCTCGACGTCAGGGTGGTTGGCTTTGAATTTCCTTAG
- a CDS encoding TIGR02587 family membrane protein, with amino-acid sequence MVDNRGWGREGESDAERRKRHRKFWRGVARAFGGAIFFSLPLLMTMEMWWLGFYMDRARLALFMVVIIPVLVGLDRFSGFTEASTWLDDVVDAFVAYGVGIVSSVFVLVLFNVLNTDMPLREWVGKVALQAIPASFGAVLASSQLGGEVEREKEEREENAGYAGELFLMLAGAIFFAFNVAPTEEMVLIAVRMTAWHAVLLAIVSLAIMHAVVYAVEFRGAHAHPEGSTIAGIFFRFTVAGYAIALLVSAYVLWTFGRYDPGAYASFVMQTMVLGFPAALGAAAARLII; translated from the coding sequence ATGGTCGACAATCGAGGGTGGGGCAGAGAAGGGGAGAGCGACGCGGAGCGACGGAAGAGGCACCGCAAGTTCTGGAGGGGCGTCGCGCGCGCCTTCGGCGGCGCGATCTTCTTCTCACTCCCCCTGCTGATGACGATGGAGATGTGGTGGCTGGGCTTCTACATGGACAGAGCCCGCCTGGCCCTCTTCATGGTCGTCATCATCCCCGTGCTCGTCGGATTGGATCGTTTCTCGGGTTTCACCGAAGCTTCGACCTGGCTCGACGACGTCGTTGACGCCTTCGTCGCTTACGGCGTGGGGATCGTATCCTCCGTTTTCGTGCTGGTTCTCTTCAACGTCCTCAACACCGATATGCCCTTGCGGGAGTGGGTAGGGAAGGTCGCACTCCAGGCCATCCCCGCCAGCTTCGGGGCAGTGCTCGCATCGAGCCAGCTGGGTGGTGAGGTGGAGCGTGAAAAGGAAGAGCGAGAGGAGAACGCTGGCTACGCGGGCGAGCTCTTCCTGATGCTCGCCGGGGCGATCTTCTTCGCCTTCAACGTGGCTCCCACGGAGGAAATGGTGCTCATCGCGGTCCGCATGACTGCCTGGCACGCGGTTCTGCTGGCGATCGTCTCTCTTGCGATCATGCACGCCGTCGTATACGCGGTCGAGTTCCGCGGCGCGCACGCACACCCGGAGGGCTCGACCATCGCCGGGATCTTCTTTCGCTTCACCGTCGCGGGCTACGCCATTGCGCTGCTGGTGAGCGCATACGTGCTGTGGACGTTTGGACGCTATGACCCCGGGGCGTATGCCAGCTTCGTGATGCAGACGATGGTGTTGGGCTTTCCGGCGGCCCTGGGCGCGGCTGCGGCGCGGCTGATCATCTGA
- a CDS encoding CpsB/CapC family capsule biosynthesis tyrosine phosphatase, whose product MIGAEAVLTRASYTDLHNHVVPGVDDGSRSVEESLESLRSFRQAGVDRIVATPHLYVQHLDGARELTRTLQFLRREFDFLAATAAGVDGAVPEMRFGQEICAPNAWDIRRVVDEAELGLGSSAFLLVEFGFELRGDPEAVIEAVHEAGREIVIAHPERYRYPDGPDPVERMRRWVEAGAYLQVNLGSLRAGEGAYGAAVARLGWRLIDEGLAHLLASDHHCRARPQIVHREIHEALLARGGVEQAKLLLEENPRRIFAGEAPLPVEALCSGV is encoded by the coding sequence ATGATTGGAGCGGAAGCGGTTCTCACGCGCGCGTCGTACACGGATCTTCACAATCACGTGGTGCCGGGGGTGGACGATGGATCGCGCTCGGTCGAAGAGTCCCTGGAGTCACTGCGCTCGTTCCGTCAGGCGGGAGTGGACCGGATCGTGGCGACGCCGCACCTCTATGTGCAGCACCTCGACGGTGCGCGGGAGCTTACCCGCACCCTGCAATTCCTCCGTCGCGAATTCGACTTCCTGGCTGCTACCGCGGCTGGCGTGGACGGCGCCGTCCCGGAGATGCGGTTCGGTCAGGAGATCTGCGCACCGAACGCCTGGGACATCCGGCGGGTGGTTGACGAAGCCGAGCTGGGGCTGGGATCGTCGGCCTTTCTGCTGGTCGAGTTCGGCTTCGAGCTGAGGGGTGACCCCGAAGCGGTGATCGAGGCCGTGCACGAGGCGGGGCGGGAGATCGTGATTGCGCACCCGGAGCGCTATCGTTACCCCGACGGGCCGGACCCCGTGGAGCGGATGCGCCGATGGGTCGAGGCCGGCGCCTACCTGCAGGTGAACCTGGGAAGCCTGCGCGCCGGAGAGGGGGCGTACGGCGCCGCAGTGGCTCGTCTGGGCTGGCGCCTGATCGACGAGGGTCTAGCGCACCTGCTGGCCTCCGATCACCACTGCCGGGCGCGGCCGCAGATCGTCCACCGGGAGATTCACGAGGCGCTGCTGGCGCGCGGCGGAGTGGAGCAGGCGAAACTCCTGTTGGAGGAGAACCCACGGCGGATCTTCGCGGGGGAGGCGCCGCTGCCGGTGGAGGCGCTCTGTAGCGGGGTATAG
- the asnS gene encoding asparagine--tRNA ligase, with the protein MTQTSIADILSGRVPVGTRVTVEGWVRTRREARGDLSFIHVYDGTSLPPLQVVASASLPNYAEEIARLTTGCAIVVGGQLAESLGKGQAVEVQAESIEVVGWVDDPERYPIQPKAHSFEYLREVAHLRPRTNTISAVTRVRHTLSMAIHRFFHERGFFWIHTPIITTNDAEGAGEMFRVSTLDLENLPRREDGSVDYSEDFFGQRTSLTVSGQLNVEAYCLSMSRVYTFGPTFRAENSNTSRHLAEFWMVEPEIAFADLSDDAQLAEDFLRYIFRALLEERAEDMAFFDQRIQKGVVQRLEDFVRQSFERMDYSDAVRHLQEANVRFEFPIEWGMDLQSEHERYLTEKLVGRPVVVTNYPKEIKAFYMRLNDDGRTVAAMDVLAPGIGEIIGGSQREERLDVLQGRMEEMGLDPAAYDWYLDLRRYGTVPHAGFGLGLERAIQYATGMANIRDVIPFPRTPGNAQF; encoded by the coding sequence ATGACGCAGACAAGCATAGCGGACATCCTCTCCGGGCGAGTGCCGGTGGGGACGCGGGTGACGGTGGAGGGATGGGTGCGCACGCGCCGGGAGGCGCGGGGCGATCTCTCGTTCATCCACGTATATGACGGGACCAGCCTGCCGCCGCTGCAGGTGGTCGCGAGCGCATCGCTTCCCAACTACGCAGAGGAGATTGCTCGGCTGACCACGGGTTGCGCGATCGTCGTGGGGGGGCAGCTCGCCGAGTCGCTGGGGAAGGGGCAGGCGGTGGAGGTGCAGGCGGAGTCGATCGAGGTCGTGGGGTGGGTGGACGATCCGGAGCGGTATCCCATCCAGCCCAAGGCGCACTCCTTCGAGTACCTGCGCGAGGTGGCGCACCTGCGCCCGCGCACGAACACGATCTCGGCGGTCACACGGGTGCGTCACACCCTGTCGATGGCGATCCACCGCTTTTTCCACGAGCGGGGCTTCTTCTGGATCCACACCCCCATCATCACCACCAACGACGCCGAGGGGGCGGGGGAGATGTTCCGTGTCTCCACCCTGGACCTCGAGAACCTGCCGCGCCGCGAGGATGGGAGTGTGGATTACAGCGAGGACTTCTTCGGCCAGCGAACCAGCCTGACCGTTTCGGGCCAGCTCAATGTGGAGGCGTACTGCCTCTCGATGAGCCGCGTCTACACCTTCGGGCCGACGTTCCGGGCCGAGAACTCCAACACCAGCCGGCACCTCGCCGAGTTCTGGATGGTGGAGCCGGAGATCGCCTTCGCCGACCTTAGCGACGACGCGCAGCTCGCCGAGGATTTCCTGCGCTACATCTTCCGGGCGCTACTGGAAGAGCGGGCTGAGGACATGGCCTTCTTCGACCAGCGCATCCAGAAGGGGGTGGTGCAGCGCCTGGAGGACTTCGTCCGCCAGAGCTTCGAGCGGATGGATTACAGCGACGCAGTGCGGCATCTCCAGGAGGCGAACGTTCGCTTCGAATTCCCCATCGAGTGGGGGATGGACCTGCAGAGCGAGCACGAGCGCTACTTGACCGAGAAGCTCGTCGGCCGTCCCGTGGTGGTAACCAACTATCCAAAGGAGATCAAAGCCTTCTACATGCGCCTGAACGACGACGGCCGCACCGTCGCCGCCATGGACGTGCTGGCCCCCGGCATCGGCGAGATCATCGGCGGCTCGCAGCGCGAGGAGCGCCTCGATGTTCTGCAAGGGCGGATGGAGGAGATGGGACTCGACCCCGCCGCCTACGACTGGTACCTCGACCTGCGCCGCTACGGCACCGTCCCCCACGCCGGCTTCGGCCTCGGCCTCGAGCGCGCCATCCAGTACGCCACCGGCATGGCGAATATTCGGGATGTGATACCATTTCCGAGGACGCCGGGAAACGCGCAGTTTTAG
- a CDS encoding four helix bundle protein, with product MRHNAVLEKSYAYALAAVRLYRRVQARKEFVLSRQLARSATSVGANVEEAIAAQSRRDFVSKMSIARKEARESRYWLRLMYDADIASREETGPLLTEADELIRMLTAIILSTEANVFDSDGRDSSA from the coding sequence ATGAGGCACAATGCTGTGCTGGAGAAGAGCTACGCCTATGCGCTGGCGGCGGTGCGTCTGTATCGGCGCGTCCAGGCGAGGAAAGAGTTTGTGTTGTCTCGACAGCTAGCACGCTCAGCAACGAGTGTAGGGGCGAATGTCGAAGAAGCGATCGCCGCTCAGAGCCGGCGGGACTTCGTCTCGAAGATGTCGATCGCCCGCAAGGAGGCTCGCGAGAGCCGCTACTGGCTGAGACTGATGTACGATGCGGACATCGCGTCACGCGAGGAAACCGGGCCATTGCTCACCGAGGCAGATGAGTTGATCCGGATGCTGACCGCCATCATTCTTTCGACGGAAGCCAACGTCTTCGATTCGGACGGACGCGACTCCAGCGCCTGA
- a CDS encoding helix-hairpin-helix domain-containing protein, whose translation MSDAPSGAPSPPEAARVLAEIATLLELHSADPFRARAFAAAARALEGTDRDLVALARAGELTSLPGIGPGIASVLEELLLTGRSRMHEELVAKTPVGLFDLLRLPGLGLKRIRTLYEELGIDSLDALEAAARAGRLSTLPGFGVKMQEKVLEGIAFARSVLGRRLYAWALEVAKRLEDWLRGRPEVSSAAIAGSVRRCLEVIERIDLVAASSDPAETLGAFGELAGFSGVRRGSEGDTLEARLSDGLPVRLRCVPAARYAAALLWETGSEAHLAALQERGASLGFALDRDGLMRDGRRRRTAGEAALYSALGLQYLPPELREGLGEVELAASGRVPRLVEFQDLRGTFHCHTTASDGKSTLEQMAQGAASLGWEYLGIADHSRTAAYARGLSPETLLAQRDAIHELNAARDGKGVHLFAGTESDILPDGSLDYPDDVLARLDYVVGSVHSGQRMTPEAMTERLVRAVRHPRLTILGHPTGRLLLRREGYSFDLDAVLDAAAEAGVIIETNGHPNRLDLGWRELRRAAARGLPIAIDPDAHSVDALAHVRYGVNMARKAGLEPRQVLNCWPRSEVESYFAQRKQAGSARANR comes from the coding sequence GTGAGCGACGCGCCTTCCGGGGCGCCCTCCCCTCCGGAGGCGGCACGCGTCCTCGCCGAGATCGCCACCCTTCTGGAGCTCCACTCTGCCGATCCATTCCGGGCCCGGGCCTTCGCCGCCGCTGCTCGGGCGCTGGAGGGAACCGATCGCGATCTGGTCGCACTCGCCCGGGCGGGCGAGCTGACCTCGCTACCAGGTATCGGCCCGGGGATCGCCTCCGTGCTCGAGGAGCTGCTGCTCACCGGGCGGTCGCGGATGCACGAGGAGCTGGTCGCCAAAACGCCGGTCGGTCTCTTCGATCTGCTGCGGCTCCCCGGACTGGGCTTGAAGCGTATCCGTACCCTCTACGAGGAGCTCGGCATCGATTCGCTGGACGCGCTGGAGGCCGCTGCGCGCGCGGGCCGTCTCTCAACTCTTCCGGGCTTCGGCGTGAAGATGCAGGAGAAGGTGCTCGAGGGGATCGCGTTCGCGCGCTCGGTGCTCGGACGCCGCCTGTACGCGTGGGCGCTCGAGGTGGCGAAGCGCCTGGAGGACTGGCTTCGTGGCAGACCCGAGGTAAGCAGCGCCGCGATCGCCGGTTCGGTTCGTCGCTGTCTGGAGGTGATCGAGCGGATCGACCTGGTGGCTGCCTCGTCCGACCCGGCTGAGACGCTCGGTGCGTTTGGGGAGCTGGCGGGTTTCTCCGGTGTCCGCAGGGGATCCGAGGGAGACACGCTCGAAGCGCGGCTGAGCGACGGTCTTCCGGTTCGTCTGCGCTGCGTCCCGGCCGCGCGCTACGCGGCCGCGCTGTTGTGGGAGACGGGGAGCGAGGCCCATCTGGCGGCGCTGCAGGAGCGGGGGGCGTCGCTCGGATTTGCCCTGGACCGCGACGGCCTCATGCGGGATGGACGGCGACGTCGCACCGCCGGCGAGGCCGCGCTGTACAGCGCCCTCGGCTTGCAGTACCTTCCGCCCGAGTTGCGCGAGGGCCTGGGAGAGGTCGAGCTCGCTGCGTCGGGTCGGGTGCCACGGCTGGTGGAATTCCAGGATCTCCGCGGTACCTTCCACTGCCACACGACCGCCTCCGACGGCAAATCGACTCTCGAGCAGATGGCCCAGGGTGCCGCGTCCTTGGGATGGGAGTATCTGGGCATCGCCGATCATTCGCGCACGGCGGCGTACGCGCGAGGTCTCTCGCCCGAGACGCTGCTGGCGCAGCGCGATGCCATCCACGAGTTGAACGCCGCGAGGGACGGGAAGGGGGTGCACCTGTTTGCGGGCACGGAGTCGGACATCCTCCCCGACGGCTCCCTCGACTACCCGGACGACGTACTGGCGCGGCTCGACTATGTGGTGGGGTCGGTTCATTCCGGCCAGCGGATGACACCGGAGGCGATGACGGAAAGGTTGGTCCGGGCGGTTCGACATCCGCGACTGACCATCCTCGGCCACCCCACCGGGCGGTTGCTGCTGCGGCGTGAAGGGTACTCGTTCGATCTCGACGCCGTCCTGGACGCCGCGGCGGAGGCGGGGGTGATCATCGAGACCAATGGACATCCCAATCGCCTGGACCTGGGGTGGCGGGAGTTGCGCAGGGCGGCGGCTCGCGGGCTCCCGATCGCTATCGATCCGGATGCGCACTCGGTGGACGCATTGGCCCATGTGCGGTACGGTGTGAACATGGCGCGCAAGGCAGGGCTGGAGCCGCGCCAGGTGCTCAATTGTTGGCCCCGATCGGAAGTGGAATCCTACTTTGCCCAGAGAAAGCAAGCGGGCTCGGCGCGAGCGAACCGCTGA
- a CDS encoding HD domain-containing protein, whose amino-acid sequence MSQNPSRAEVLALMQSWVESESLRRHMYAVEAAMRAYARKYGEDEELWGATGLIHDFDYERHPDEHPRPGAEVLRQAGYPDELVHAVLAHGYPARTDVPPQTLLDRALRACDEITGLISATALVRPSRALHDLEAKSVMKKFKDRAFAAGVDREEVSEAAREFGVELKDHVQFVIEAMREVAPELGL is encoded by the coding sequence ATGAGCCAGAATCCGTCGCGCGCCGAGGTCCTTGCCCTGATGCAATCGTGGGTCGAGAGCGAGTCTCTCCGCCGTCACATGTACGCCGTGGAGGCGGCGATGCGCGCGTATGCGCGGAAGTATGGGGAGGACGAGGAGCTGTGGGGGGCGACGGGGCTGATCCACGACTTCGATTACGAGAGGCACCCGGACGAGCATCCGCGACCGGGGGCGGAGGTGCTGCGGCAGGCGGGCTATCCGGACGAGCTCGTGCACGCGGTGCTCGCGCACGGCTACCCGGCGCGGACGGACGTGCCCCCGCAGACGCTGCTCGATCGGGCGCTCCGCGCCTGCGACGAGATCACGGGGCTGATCAGCGCCACCGCCCTGGTTCGCCCTTCGCGGGCGCTGCACGATCTCGAGGCGAAGTCAGTCATGAAGAAATTCAAGGATCGCGCGTTTGCGGCCGGGGTGGATCGCGAGGAGGTGAGCGAGGCGGCGCGGGAGTTTGGCGTGGAGCTGAAGGACCACGTCCAGTTCGTGATCGAGGCGATGCGGGAGGTTGCACCCGAGCTCGGTTTGTGA